The proteins below come from a single Spirochaetota bacterium genomic window:
- a CDS encoding Rrf2 family transcriptional regulator codes for MKLSTRSRYGIRALLDLAMNSGDKPVSITDIARRQRISPRYLENIFHGLKTAGILGSSKGKGGGFYLSKQLKEISVLSIIDILDGKLAIVDCLEHEGECEMDGECYTRMMWESLNKEIRRAFSNVNLDDVFGTIKK; via the coding sequence ATGAAATTGTCAACACGATCTCGATATGGCATCCGCGCTCTTCTGGATCTCGCCATGAACAGCGGAGATAAGCCTGTCAGCATAACCGACATTGCCAGGCGTCAAAGAATTTCACCGAGATACCTGGAAAATATCTTTCACGGCCTCAAGACAGCCGGCATCCTCGGAAGCTCAAAGGGGAAGGGAGGAGGGTTTTATCTTTCAAAACAACTGAAAGAGATAAGCGTTCTCTCGATCATTGACATTCTCGACGGTAAGCTCGCTATCGTTGATTGCCTTGAACATGAAGGAGAGTGTGAAATGGACGGAGAGTGCTATACCCGCATGATGTGGGAAAGCCTCAACAAAGAAATCCGCCGCGCTTTTTCAAATGTCAATCTGGATGATGTATTCGGCACAATCAAGAAATGA